In a single window of the Marinitoga litoralis genome:
- a CDS encoding PD-(D/E)XK nuclease family protein produces the protein MKKAILIDLEKEHFNKISDFIIPLYKKDPLNFVFLGPSGDYVKQVAENVARKIDKTLNRDAFRVINQYTVELFKKYEPSSLFIDREFLKAYIAKELEDLIELEKNNIEFKNYLKTLSKSKQSIEYLLEIFEKKWEISRVNSIEIIETNELYSEIDKDIESDDKLLRLYRHLENKLEDVLNQKFDNSKTENKNYDQINVYKWFYEEFPKIKNKLGNTLVIGGFFDLPPILMNVLRTLFDMFENVYFFAWNTVNDESFDSLKKILYFLKDNGFNFNNNNTNDLKNIFSKTNFFKSQFKNNILEIENIAKEVKRKIIYEKYEPQDFGIIVPDNQIANSFAEFFEELKVPYRLKNDIPLSESLVVSKLLLPLKTKYSGYEINDLIALIETGYGGDRNLSIDEIENILKNLNLFYDFPKSTLNNRRNKWLKTIENRMNEINNELNSSDEKERLEKQLEELKEVYSLFESLFDLLEEIDKNDFELSYYRNLLNKWIDKGIINFENIEKVESELNALYKFQELLLKTERNLEKLVTGNIKLSKFYNILSSLIETEKYRISERYSNTVEIFTLNDSRFVYKKYKIFVSFTDNNYPSIGINPLLSYITESNNYSKISELQFRENLYISMIFADNVIFTYPKATLSGEEILSSPYEKDFEKIFNIQEYKFFSKSEEIIPEHIDGIYSFDQAALYFTYNKLNSEIEEINSIIEEVNELNDKRVKNKWELSNSYDIGEISHNKISTYVDCPFKYYLNYIARIKTNKDFSVFYVGNLKHKIMKELFEKYPSYNEIKSKLQNVDELYNEIKSIAYEVWDSSGVEELKSYKIVKEIEIEEIAIELVNVIETLITSYIYFGSSRSKNKEEKTIVYDKVLKNEYTISGEYNDHSLFSRIDRIDILNEDISFEYNNKNELKPSNKIEKQSYSIIDYKNKNSFQSEQLFFYYLILLKNKDWEEKIKNNSIFLSFLPMSEINGKYKSLQWVKIENESIYIKYPGNSTSYEQISIKEFEIWFNDIIKAIKNSEFFPAFINTNDKLKFRFLDYLKNKGYNVQNSNEKYYSCISGNGIYCEYEKLCSLLLWSGDYTLINRSHIRGEK, from the coding sequence ATGAAAAAAGCAATATTGATAGATTTAGAAAAAGAACATTTTAATAAAATTTCAGATTTTATAATTCCTTTATATAAGAAAGATCCGTTAAACTTTGTATTTCTTGGTCCATCGGGAGATTATGTAAAACAAGTAGCAGAAAATGTTGCTAGAAAAATAGATAAAACATTAAATAGAGATGCATTTAGAGTTATAAATCAATATACTGTAGAATTATTTAAAAAATATGAACCATCTTCACTTTTTATAGATAGAGAATTTTTAAAAGCATATATAGCAAAAGAATTAGAAGATTTAATTGAATTAGAAAAAAATAATATTGAGTTCAAAAATTATTTGAAAACTCTTTCAAAGTCAAAACAATCAATTGAATATTTATTAGAAATTTTTGAAAAAAAATGGGAAATATCTAGAGTAAATAGTATTGAGATAATTGAAACAAATGAATTGTATTCTGAAATTGATAAAGATATAGAAAGTGATGATAAATTATTAAGACTATACAGACATTTAGAAAATAAATTAGAAGATGTTTTAAATCAAAAATTTGATAACTCAAAAACAGAAAATAAAAATTACGATCAAATTAATGTATATAAATGGTTCTATGAAGAATTTCCTAAAATAAAAAACAAATTAGGAAACACTTTGGTTATAGGAGGATTCTTTGATTTACCTCCTATTTTAATGAATGTATTAAGAACATTATTTGATATGTTTGAGAATGTATATTTCTTTGCTTGGAATACTGTAAATGATGAATCTTTTGATAGTCTAAAAAAAATTCTATACTTTCTAAAAGATAACGGTTTTAATTTTAATAATAATAATACAAATGATTTGAAAAATATTTTTTCTAAAACTAATTTCTTTAAATCTCAATTTAAAAACAATATTTTAGAAATAGAAAATATTGCGAAAGAAGTAAAAAGAAAAATAATCTACGAAAAATATGAGCCACAAGATTTTGGAATAATAGTACCTGATAATCAAATTGCAAATTCTTTTGCAGAATTTTTTGAAGAGCTAAAAGTTCCATATAGATTAAAAAATGATATTCCTCTCTCTGAAAGTTTAGTTGTTTCAAAATTATTATTACCTTTGAAAACAAAATATTCAGGATATGAAATTAATGATTTAATAGCATTGATAGAAACTGGATATGGTGGAGATAGAAATTTATCTATTGATGAAATAGAAAATATATTAAAAAACTTAAATTTATTTTATGACTTCCCAAAATCCACATTAAATAATAGAAGAAATAAATGGTTAAAAACTATAGAAAATAGAATGAATGAAATAAATAATGAACTTAATTCCTCTGATGAAAAAGAAAGACTTGAAAAACAATTAGAAGAATTGAAAGAAGTATATTCATTATTCGAATCATTATTTGATCTATTAGAAGAAATAGATAAAAATGATTTTGAACTATCATATTATCGAAATTTATTAAACAAATGGATAGATAAGGGAATAATAAATTTTGAAAATATTGAAAAAGTAGAAAGCGAATTAAATGCATTATACAAATTTCAAGAATTATTATTAAAAACAGAAAGGAATTTAGAAAAGTTAGTAACAGGTAATATTAAACTTTCTAAATTCTACAATATTTTATCTAGTTTAATAGAAACGGAAAAATATAGAATATCTGAAAGGTATTCCAACACTGTAGAAATATTTACTTTAAATGATTCAAGGTTTGTATATAAAAAGTATAAGATATTTGTATCTTTTACAGATAATAATTATCCTTCTATAGGTATAAACCCTCTATTATCATATATAACAGAAAGTAATAATTATTCTAAAATTTCAGAATTACAATTTAGAGAAAATCTATACATTTCTATGATTTTTGCTGATAATGTCATTTTTACATATCCAAAAGCTACACTTTCAGGAGAAGAAATATTATCATCCCCATATGAAAAAGATTTTGAAAAAATATTTAATATACAAGAATATAAATTCTTTTCTAAAAGTGAAGAAATTATTCCTGAACATATAGATGGAATATATTCGTTTGATCAAGCAGCTTTGTATTTTACGTATAATAAACTGAATTCTGAAATTGAAGAAATTAATAGTATTATAGAAGAAGTTAATGAGTTAAATGATAAGAGAGTAAAAAATAAATGGGAATTAAGCAATAGTTATGATATAGGAGAAATTAGTCATAATAAGATATCTACATATGTAGATTGTCCATTTAAATATTATTTAAATTATATAGCAAGAATTAAAACAAATAAAGATTTTTCTGTATTTTATGTCGGTAATTTAAAGCATAAAATAATGAAAGAATTATTTGAAAAATATCCTAGTTATAATGAAATAAAATCTAAACTTCAAAATGTTGATGAATTATATAATGAAATAAAAAGTATTGCATATGAAGTTTGGGATAGTTCGGGAGTTGAAGAATTAAAATCATATAAAATAGTAAAAGAAATTGAAATAGAAGAAATAGCAATAGAATTAGTAAATGTAATTGAAACATTAATAACGTCATATATTTATTTTGGTTCATCTAGATCAAAAAATAAAGAAGAAAAAACTATAGTATATGATAAAGTATTAAAAAATGAATATACTATTTCTGGAGAATATAATGATCATTCATTATTTTCAAGAATAGATAGAATAGATATTTTAAATGAAGATATAAGTTTTGAATATAATAATAAAAATGAGTTGAAACCTTCTAATAAAATAGAAAAACAATCTTATTCTATTATTGATTATAAAAACAAAAACAGCTTTCAATCTGAACAATTATTTTTCTATTATCTAATTTTATTAAAAAATAAAGATTGGGAAGAAAAGATTAAAAATAATTCTATTTTTCTAAGTTTTTTACCAATGAGTGAAATAAACGGAAAGTATAAATCATTGCAATGGGTGAAAATAGAAAATGAAAGCATATATATTAAATACCCTGGAAATTCTACATCATATGAACAAATTAGTATAAAGGAATTTGAAATATGGTTTAATGATATTATTAAAGCTATAAAAAATTCTGAATTTTTCCCAGCTTTTATAAATACAAATGATAAATTAAAATTTAGATTTTTGGATTATTTAAAAAATAAAGGATACAATGTCCAAAATTCAAATGAAAAATATTATTCTTGTATATCT